CTCCTCCACCGCCTACTCCGTTCGGTGCCTGAAGACAGCAACTTCCGTTCTGAGCTCCTTTGGACGCGATCCAACGGTTTGATGTCTCTCAATCAGTGTCACTTCCGCGATGATTCTTCCTCGGCTTCTAAAGATTACACAGCCTTTATTAGATCATACGCTCGCCTCCTCGATGAAGCACTTCATTGCTTTTGGTTGGATAGCAAGCCAGCGTATGACCAGCAAGATCAACAACAATATGAAGAATATCAATATCGCAAACAAGACGAAGAGtacaaagaagaaggagaaaaagaagagcCGCAACTTGAGAGCTTATCGAATAGAATGACGGAAGTAGGCCGAATGCTTGAAGTGTTGCCGCACCTGCAAACCCTCATTGACCTTGTCATGGACTGCCGTCCCACAGGACCAGCAGCCAAAGCCTTTCTCGTCCAACTCACTATGAAACACATCATGAGAGAAAGCTTCATGTACTACACAATCTTCCGCCATGAAATCGTCACGGTTCTGGACAGTTTGTTTCAAATGCCATACAGTAGTTGCATCTCGGCTTTCAGCATTTACAAAAAGGCAGCCGTCCAAGCAAACCAACTCTCTGAATTCTACGAGTGGTGTAAAGCCATGGGATTCTACGGAGGGTACGAGTATCCCTTTATTGATCAAATCCCACAAATACAAATTCATGCTCTCGAGAAATTCCTCAATGGTATGTGGCAGTTGACGGAGTCCTCATCGACACCAACTTCGCCAACTTCTTCGGCATCAGTGCCGTCATCTTTTGTGGAGTTTTCAAGTTCCACCACTTTGACAGAGGACGATATTGGAGACAGAGTATTTCTGTCACAAAAGGATCATATCCTTGTTAGTACAAAATGGGAGAAGCCGTTGATTCGGTTCGAGAGAGAAAGTTACGACAAGGAGAAGCTGTTAATTCAGTTGGACGAGGAGAAGCCGTTGATTCAGTTCGAAATAGAAGATTTCGACAAGGAGAAGCCGTTAATTCAGTTTGACGAGGAAAAGCCGTTGATTGATTTCGAAGATGATATCGACAACGAGAGCTGGGAGAGCCTGCTTGAAGCTTCCATTAACAAGTCTCCAGCTGCTCAAACTCAACAAAACATTTCATGGCAGATGCAAATATACAACCCCAATGCTCTAAATCCATTCCAGCAGCCAGTCATCAGGCCAAATTACCATGGGGACTATAACGTTTGGTGAGCTCAAATTTAGCTGAATAAAAAGCTCACCACGTGAAATATGGAATAAATTAGCCTTTCAActtagaaaaaggaaaagaaatctGCGGGAATTACGTACATTgaatatttatttgatttttttatattggcCCACATTTTTTGGTGTGATTTAGCACGCTTGTATCTTATAATGGTTTTACTTGGAAAACGATCGTCGCCCGATACTTTTTTTAGGTATCCGTGATCGTAACTGTTCATCTTACATCAtgcggtcaattttcgttagttattatttatatttaattttaaaatttaaattttgaaatgatttctgacggcacgatgtatgatgaacggtcaTGATCACAGGATCCTTAAGATCCAacggaaaaggatccggcgagaGTCCTTTTCCATTTTACTTCCTAATTATAATCCATTGGAAAATTCTTTGGGATGTTCGAATCAAGTATGTACTTACTGCTTCTAACATATACGGTGGTTGGACACCTTTAGTAGGAACAAAATATTGCAAAGCATGCTCAATACTTGTCTATCCTTTTGTCTATGAATACATTTATCtcgagagagaagagaagagaggaTATCGAAGATGAATTAGTCTAACGCCCGCACCGATCAGGCAATGATCTTGAATCTTGCACTTGCTCTTTCTTTGAAGCTTCCCGAAGGTGGCAAACAAGATGTATGCAATCATGCTGATATTCCCAAACGGATTTCAGGTTTTACGTGTGTGGTATTCAATGTAATTCCTATTTATTCCTAGCTAGTAGGTCAAAGAGAAACATTGAGTCTGAGAAACTCATAGCTTTTAAACTTTTTACAAAAGTCACTAAAATTCAACTAAATATTTCCATGCTTTCATTGCCGAAACCACTCATTCCCAATGCATTTGAAATGCCATGACCACTCCGTGTTCGTCTTCATTGTCGTCAGATTTTAGTTCTGACAAAAAAGCGGTAGAGCTAATTATGGAAAACCAAGTATTCAATCTCAAAGCCCAAATACCTTTCTCTCAAATGGTGGTTATTGTTCTCTCCAGCTCCAAAGAAATTTGCCCATTTTCAGAAGGTTTCATACAAACTACGAATAAATAATACTATTGCAGTGAACTTGGACGAGGCAATATAGCATTGGAGAGTTTTGTCGCGTAGGAGCTGATTGCATATGAACAAGATTTCATTGTAGAACCATATGGAAACATCGAAAATTCAAGACTGTCATTTACATCTCACTCcatgattttcttcaattttgataTGTTGTATGTTGGACCCTAGTAAACAAATACGATGAGttactaaaatataaaaacttctACCAAAGCTCATCCTAGGGCATGCATGGTGAATTAAACTTGCACATCCTTCTCTCCTAGGCCATGCATGATGAATTAAACTTGCACATACTTGTCCTATTAAAGAGTTTACTTGGTGAACTTAGATCCACCACTTCTATGTTAGAATCAACCCGTTTGATATGCTAAGGACTTCCTAACCAGGAAATAGATTCCTAATCATCCCATTTTATTGACcctgtgttttgttttttaaggcACCTATTATGCTAACAGTCAGTTTGCTCCAATATCTCAAAATAAATAAGACTCCATCTCGATATTCAAGTAAGTGTTCAACAAATACAGAAACAAATTTTGATAGAATTTTCAAATGGGCTGCTAACCCACGCTTTTCggtgaaaaatataattttttatttttgtaaaatattttccttaagctctaaggaaaactttataaggtatTAGGAAGCGTTTTTACAGCTTTTTGAGCaataaatgtatatttaatataatatttaacatgaaaactaagaaaataagtCAAAAAACACAGTTGTGAGGCTCAAACCATTGCTAAAATGGGGTTGCATCCTCTAGAATATCAACAAAAGTctaactttaattttcaaaatttcacagtGACGCGAAGGTGAAATAATTACATTGAACTAtgatttatttacaaatttgcaaaaccaactAAAAACCGTGAGTGCTAACCCCCTTTTTTGGTGAAActgtgaattttttattttcacgaaatattttccgtgagctTTCAGGAAagctttataaggcatttggaagcagttttacattttgagcaataaatgtatacttagtataatatttaaatcgaaaaccaagaaaatatgtgaaaaatagGGTCGTGAGTTAAACCCACGttcttttggtcaaaaatgaaattttttatttttgcgaaatattttctgcgagcattaaggaaaactttataaggtgtttggaagcggttttatgatttattgagcaacaaatgtatacttagtagaatatttaagctgaaaacttaaaaaataagtgaaaaatacaatagtgaggaccaaaacattgtcaaatggagttccaccctcaagaatctcaacggaaagtcttaccttaattttcaaaatttcacagtGAGACAAAGGTGAAAACAAATggattgaacgatgatttatgtatgAACTTGCAAAACCAACTAAAAGTTAACCCAAttatttttggtcaaaaatgcaaatttttatttttgcgaaatatttttcgtgagcattaaggaaaactttataacatgtttggaagcagttttatgatttattgagcaacaaatgtatacttagtagaatatttaagccgaaaactgaaaaaataagtgaaaaacaCAATAGTAAgcaccaaaacattgtcaaatggagttccaccctcaagaatctcaacagaaagtctcaccttaattttcaaaatttttacaaggaggcgaaggtgaaaacaaatagattgaacgatgacttatgtacgaatttgtaaaaccgactaaaaatcgtgaacacccacgttttttttggtaaaaaatgcaaatttttattcttgcgaaatattttccacgagcattaaggaaaactttataacgtgtttggaagcggttttatgatttattgagcaacaaatgtatacttagaagaatatttaagcctaaaactaaaaaaatatgtgaaaaatacaatagtgaggaccaaaacattgtcaaatggagttccaccctcaagaatctcaatggaaagtctcaccttaattttcaaaacttcacattgaggcgaagctaaaaataaatagattgaacagtgatttatgtacgaatttgcaaaaccgactaaaagTCGTGAGTGTtaacacacattttttttgtcaaaaatgcaaatttttatttttgtgaaatattttccatgGGCATtgaggaaaactttataaggtgtttggaagtgggtttatgatttattgagcaacaaatgtatacttagtagaatatttaagacgaaaacttaaaaaataagtgaaaaatacaatagtgataaccaaaacattgtcaaatggggtacTGACACACCACGACTGAAATCAAGGCGGGCTggctaggaagttctcgtgtgagttcccagaaacaaaaccgtgagggtgtgctgggggcccaaaaaggacaatatcgtgctatggtggagttggGCCCGGGAAATGGTCTCGCCCGGGCAGGGATGTGAcaggttccaccctcaagaatctcaacagaaagtcttaccttaattttcaaaatttcacggtgagacaaaggtgaaaacaaacagattgaacgatgatttatttacgaatttgtaaaactgacaaaaaatCGTGAGtattaacccacgtttttttggtcaaaaatgaaattttttatttttgcgaaatattttccacgagcatgaaggaaaaatttataatgtgtttggaagcagtttttggatttattgagcaacaaatgtatacttagtagaatatttaagccgaaaactgaaaaaataagtgaaaaatacaatagtgaggaccaaaacattgtcaaatggggttccaccctcaagaatttCAATGGAAAGTCATACCTTAACTTCCAAAATTTCACGATGAGGGGGGAACAAATAGtatgaacgatgatttatgtacgaatttgtaaaaccgactaaaatttgtgagtgttaacccactttttttggtcaaaaatgaaatttttatttttgtaaatattttccacaagtattaaggaaaactttttAAGGTGCttggaagcagttttatgatttattgagcaacaaatgtatacttagtagaatatttaggctgaaaactgaaaaaataagtgaaaattacAATAGcaaggaccaaaacattgtcaagtggagttccaccctcaagaatctttACGGAAAGTTTTCCCttcattttcaaaacttcacataaaggtgaaggtgaaaataaatagattaaaTGGCGattttatgtacgaatttgcaaaacggACTAAAAactgtgagtgttaacccacgcttttttggtcaaaaatgaaaatttttttttttaagaaatattttccACGAGCATTAAAGAAAACATTATAAGTtgtttggaagcagttttatgaTTTGTTGAGTAACAAATGTGTACTTATTAGaatatttaagtcgaaaaccgaaaaaataagtgaaaaatataatagtgaataccaaaacattgtcaaatggggttccaccgtGAAGAATCAcaacggaaagtcttaccttaattttcaaaatttcacgatgAGGCGAAGGTAAGAACAAATAGtttgaatgatgatttatgtatgaatttgtaaaaccgactaagaatcgtgagtgttaacccacgttttttttgttgaaaaagaaaatttttatttttgtaaatattttccgCGAGCATTAAGGAGAactttttaatgtgtttggaagtcgttttatgatttattgagcaacaaatgtattcttagtagaatatttgagccgaaaattgaaaaaataagtgaaaaatacaatagtgaggaccaaaacattgtcaaatggggttccaccctcaagaatctcaatgaaaggtctcaccttaattttcaaaacttcccGTTGAGGCAAAtatgaaaacaaatagattgaacggtgatttgtgtacgaatttgcaaaaccgactaaaagTCATGTAACACCCAcgttttttttggtcaaaactgaaaaaatttacttttgtgaaatattttttgcaagcattaaggaaaactttctAAGGTATTTGGAAGcagtttcatgatttattgagcaacaaatgtatacttagtggaatatttaagccaaaaactgaagaaaaaaataagtgaaaaatacaatagtgagggccaaaacattgtcaaatgggtttccaccctcaagaatctcaatggaaagtctcaccttaattttcaaaacttcacattgacgcaaaggtgaaaataaatagattgaatggtgatttatgtatgaatttgcAAAGCCAACTAAATGTCGTGattgttaacccacgtttttttggtcaaatacgaaattttttatttttgtgaactATTTTCCCCgagttttaaggaaaactttataaggtgtttggaagcggttttatgatttattgagcaacaaatgtatacttagtggaatatttaaaccaaaaattgaaagaagtgaaaaatactatagtgaggaccaaaatactgacaaatggggttccaccctttAGAATTtcaatggaaagtctcaccttaattttcaaaacttcacattcaggcgaaggtgaaaataaattcaTGGAatggtgatttatgtacgaatttgcaaaaatgcaaaaaaaaaaaaaaatcttgaaatATTTTCAATAAGCATTGAGGaaaatttata
This Pyrus communis chromosome 6, drPyrComm1.1, whole genome shotgun sequence DNA region includes the following protein-coding sequences:
- the LOC137736400 gene encoding probable clathrin assembly protein At4g32285 translates to MQRRFRQVFSALREHSSVSYAKIATVGGFCNVELIIIKATAPDDLPLPERYVQELLKIFSVSPSSLRDFSLSFNRRFVKTRCWRVALKCLILLHRLLRSVPEDSNFRSELLWTRSNGLMSLNQCHFRDDSSSASKDYTAFIRSYARLLDEALHCFWLDSKPAYDQQDQQQYEEYQYRKQDEEYKEEGEKEEPQLESLSNRMTEVGRMLEVLPHLQTLIDLVMDCRPTGPAAKAFLVQLTMKHIMRESFMYYTIFRHEIVTVLDSLFQMPYSSCISAFSIYKKAAVQANQLSEFYEWCKAMGFYGGYEYPFIDQIPQIQIHALEKFLNGMWQLTESSSTPTSPTSSASVPSSFVEFSSSTTLTEDDIGDRVFLSQKDHILVSTKWEKPLIRFERESYDKEKLLIQLDEEKPLIQFEIEDFDKEKPLIQFDEEKPLIDFEDDIDNESWESLLEASINKSPAAQTQQNISWQMQIYNPNALNPFQQPVIRPNYHGDYNVW